One stretch of Variovorax sp. 54 DNA includes these proteins:
- a CDS encoding maleylacetate reductase, with translation MHDFIHTTHPQRVVFGAGSLRHLAREIDALGAKRALVLCTPEQRPQAERVAASLGAQAAGLFDRAVMHVPVETAREARDLARQLGADCAVALGGGSTTGLGKAIALESGLPIVAIPTTYAGSEMTPIYGLTENGLKRTGKDPRVLPRTVIYDPELSRTLPVGLSVTSGINAIAHAAEGLYAQDSNPVMDLMAEEGIAALARALPAIRVQPDDLAARSDALYGAWLCGGVLGAVGMALHHKLCHTLGGSFNLPHAEVHTVVLPHALAFNAQAAPRAMARIARALDGVSAPAAVYALARDNGAPVALKDIGMRAADLDRAADIAVANPYWNPRPFGPAERDAIRALLQRAFDGEPPG, from the coding sequence ATGCACGACTTCATCCACACCACCCATCCGCAGCGCGTGGTGTTCGGCGCCGGTTCGCTGCGCCACCTGGCGCGCGAGATCGATGCGCTGGGCGCGAAGCGGGCGCTGGTGCTCTGCACGCCCGAGCAGCGCCCGCAGGCCGAGCGCGTGGCGGCGTCGCTCGGTGCGCAGGCGGCCGGCCTGTTCGACCGCGCCGTGATGCACGTGCCCGTCGAGACGGCGCGCGAGGCGCGTGACCTGGCACGCCAGCTCGGCGCCGACTGCGCCGTGGCGCTCGGTGGCGGCTCCACCACGGGGCTGGGCAAGGCCATCGCACTGGAATCCGGGCTGCCGATCGTCGCCATTCCCACCACCTACGCGGGCAGCGAGATGACGCCGATCTACGGCCTCACCGAGAACGGCCTGAAGCGGACCGGCAAGGACCCGCGCGTGCTGCCGCGCACCGTGATCTACGACCCCGAGCTGTCGCGCACGCTGCCCGTGGGCCTGAGCGTGACGAGCGGCATCAACGCCATCGCGCACGCAGCCGAGGGCCTGTACGCGCAGGACAGCAACCCGGTGATGGACCTGATGGCCGAGGAGGGCATCGCCGCGCTCGCACGCGCACTGCCGGCGATCCGCGTCCAGCCCGACGACCTGGCCGCGCGCTCCGACGCGCTCTACGGCGCCTGGCTCTGCGGCGGCGTGCTCGGCGCGGTGGGCATGGCCTTGCACCACAAGCTGTGCCACACGCTGGGCGGCAGCTTCAACCTGCCGCACGCCGAGGTGCACACGGTGGTGCTGCCGCATGCGCTCGCGTTCAATGCGCAGGCCGCGCCACGTGCCATGGCGCGCATCGCGCGCGCGCTCGACGGCGTGTCGGCGCCGGCGGCGGTCTATGCACTGGCACGCGACAACGGCGCGCCGGTGGCGCTGAAGGACATCGGCATGCGCGCCGCCGACCTCGACCGCGCGGCCGACATCGCCGTCGCCAACCCCTACTGGAACCCGCGGCCTTTCGGCCCGGCCGAGCGCGACGCGATCCGCGCGCTGCTGCAACGCGCCTTCGACGGCGAGCCGCCGGGTTAG